Below is a window of Paenibacillus bovis DNA.
CGTCATTCGCAAACAAAGCCGATACTACGGCTCCCAGCAGGGACACATAGATAAACATGCGCAGCCCGTTACCGTGAGAGATACGGGCCATATGTAGCGCCGCCCATTCGAAAAATCCGATCTTGTCGAGAATAAGCGAGATTAGAATAATCGCAACAAATGTCAATGTTGCGTTCCATACAATCTGCGTCACATCCCATACATCCTGCAGATTCACTACACCCGCTAGTAAAGCCAGAGCAGCACCTCCGCATGCTGTCCAGCCGATCGAGAGATTTCGCGGCTGCCAGATTACAAAAACAAGAGTAATGACAAAAATAACAATCGCCAGAATTACATTAAGCACAATAACTTCCTCCACATGATCAGCATAACAATATTCGTAATGTTAAACAGGCAAGCCACCTATTGAATCACTTTATCCTCACCTGTACCCGTAATTAGCCGAAGTCTGCTACTTTTTAAAAGGGATATAGCTATATTAGCAGCAGCGGTCATTGTCCGGGCTGCTGCAGCTTGATTCTGTTTTATTCAGCATACGCAGAATCTCGTTACTGCCGGGCAGATGATCGAGTATGGCCTGAATATGTGGCTTGTCGGCAATATTGAGCGAATAATAGACCCATTGCCCCCTGCGTTCTTCTTTAACGATTTTGTGGGATTTCAGCTTGCGCATATGCTGGCTGATACCGGGCTGCGAGATTTCAAAAATATCCACGAAATCACATACACACCATTCTCGTTCCTTGAGCAGCGCTACCATAATCAACCTTGTCCGATCACCCAGCAACTTGATCTGTTCCGCCAACTCTGTCATTTGATCCAGCTTGTTAAAATGAAGCTCCATCTCCAACTTGATCCCTCCTATTATGGAAAGTCCATAGGTCAATCCATATATATATTCTATAATGCCATATCCAGAGTCATCAGCGTTAATCACTATATAATAATATGCTTATATATTAATAAAGAAATACTGCATCGTCAAACTTTTACACTCTCGTCTATAGGTTGTCATCTCTTATGTTATTGATTTACGCTTTTTTATTTCCACTATTCGTAATCGCAACGATTTTTGCTATAATGAGAATATATGATTTGCGAGGAAGGTGAAAAACGTGAAGCAGGAAGCCATTATAGAAGAATGCAGCCATTGCAACGATGCTACGGAAGCTTCACAGCAGGCACTTGCTCGTATGAAGCAGGAACTGATTAATAATGATACGGCGCTGTCGATGGCCGAAATTTTCAAAGCGCTGGGCGATCCTACCCGCGTCCGGTTGATCTATGCTCTTCTTCAGAAAGAGCTTTGTGTCCATGATATTTGTGAAGTGCTCGATATGACCCAGTCGGCGGTATCCCACCAGCTCCGTTATTTGCGCAATATGCGTATCGTCAAACCACGCAAAGTCGGCAAAACAGTTTTTTATTCACTGGATGATTATCATGTAGAAGAGATTTTCAGACAGACCCACCAGCATTTGACCCATAAATAATCGCTGTGCCTGTGCAGCCTGCTCCATATGACCATACAAAAAAAGGAAGTCTCTATTCGGAGACTTCCTTTTTGGCATTTATTTTAATGCTTGTTGCCCTCACATTTCATATCTGGCGTATCCAGCTGAATGGTAATATGACCGATTCCATAATGCTGCTGGATCAGCTCGCGTGCCGACTTCATGATCTGACTGCCGTTGGCGGTATCATCGATAATCAGATGGCAGCTCAGCAGTGGCAAATCCGATGACAGCGACCATACATGCAGATCATGAACACCCTGTACATGCGGGATACCGGCCAATTCACGGGTAATCTCTTCGGTGTGAATATGAACAGGCGTGCCCTCCATCAGAATATGCACAGAATCCCGGGTCACCCGATAGGCGCTGATTAGTACAAGTACAGCGACAATAATACTCGCGATCGGATCCGCCAATGTCCAGCCAAAGAACATAATCAGCAGCGCGGCCACAATCGCCCCTACCGAACCGAGCAGATCACCGATAACATGCAAAAAGGCACTACGGATATTCAAATTCTCGGAAGTATCGCCTTTCATGAGGATATAGGCTGCCAGTATATTAACGATCAGTCCAATAATAGCAATCGTCAGCATTCCCGAGCTCATAATATTCTGCGGCTCACTAAAACGCTGGAAAGCCTCCCAGAAAATATAAAGTGAAATAACGACCAGAGCAATTCCGTTCAAAAATGCCGCGAGTACTTCAAAACGCTTGTAGCCATATGTTTTGGTACCGCTGGCCTGACGTTGCCCCCATACCATGGCGACAAAGCTGAGTCCGAGTGCAGCCGCATCGCTGAACATATGCCCTGCATCTGACAGCAATGCCAGACTGTTCGTCACTATCCCCCCGATCACTTCCACGATCATAAAAGCAGCGATCAGGAAAAAAGCCAGGCCCAGCGCCTTTTTGTTCGCATTATGTGCATGAGAATGATTGTGCCCATGGCCATGATGATGCGAATGACCGTGATGCGAATGCCCATGATGAGCGTGTTCTGCATGATCATGGGTTGTGGAGTGATTAGTGTGAAGGGTCTTTTCACTGTCAGATATAGGGTTTGTAGATGTCATAATTATCCGCTCCTTTAATACCTATTAAACGATTTATCATCAGAAATAACATATGAGCAATTGTTCATATGTTGATTATAATCCAGCTTTCCTTTTCTGGCAATACTGAAGCCAACGATTATCTTTACCAGCGACACAGCGGGCGGCAGATTGATGACGCTACAAAAAGCCTTCTCTCCACGATCTGGAAAGAAGGCTTTTTGAATATACTGCTATTCACACTTTGATTTATATCTGGTTCTGTTGTAAAAAGTCCTGCGATTAATTAGCGCATCTCCTGGGATAGATCCTGAATCCAGTCTTCACTGCCTTCTGCATTAATGATCGATTCATGCGAGATCGCTGCTTCCTGAATATTACCGAATCCCCAGTATCCCTGCTGTACATCAGGGAACATGGCTTCACGATTCCGCAGCGGTCCCCGGTTCAGCATTACATTCATCATTGTCGCAGCTTCTACACGGCTGATCTTGGCATTCGGACGGAATGCTCCATCCGGATAGCCCTTGATCCATTGGTTCTGATACAGCTGCTCAATCGCACTGGCTGCCCAGTGGTCTTTGATATCATTAAAATGATACGTCGATAGCGGACTGATCGGAAGCTGTTTAAAACGTGTAACTACTGCTGCGAGTTCTGAACGGGTAACCGGCTCATCTGGACGGAAGTACGTTCCTTTTTGGAAATACCCCTCATTCACTGCAATATCAATATAATCTGCCGCCCAGTAGCCGACAGGTACATCTTTGAAGCCTGCTCTGGTGGCTGTGCCTGCATCCTCGGTCAGACGTGCAACCATGGCAGCGAGTTCGGCTCTGGTCAGAGAACGATTCGGATAGAAATTTCTATCTGGATAACCCTGCATATACCGCTTGTGTCCCAGATGATCATAACGCTGGGAGAACACCCGAATCATCACGGATGACAATTGATCTGCGGTTTCTTCTGCACTGCTTCCGGAGGTGACAGAAGCAGCAACTACCATGTTCTCATTGGCTGCATGAGCCTGAGGCCATTT
It encodes the following:
- a CDS encoding cation diffusion facilitator family transporter — its product is MTSTNPISDSEKTLHTNHSTTHDHAEHAHHGHSHHGHSHHHGHGHNHSHAHNANKKALGLAFFLIAAFMIVEVIGGIVTNSLALLSDAGHMFSDAAALGLSFVAMVWGQRQASGTKTYGYKRFEVLAAFLNGIALVVISLYIFWEAFQRFSEPQNIMSSGMLTIAIIGLIVNILAAYILMKGDTSENLNIRSAFLHVIGDLLGSVGAIVAALLIMFFGWTLADPIASIIVAVLVLISAYRVTRDSVHILMEGTPVHIHTEEITRELAGIPHVQGVHDLHVWSLSSDLPLLSCHLIIDDTANGSQIMKSARELIQQHYGIGHITIQLDTPDMKCEGNKH
- a CDS encoding ArsR/SmtB family transcription factor; translated protein: MKQEAIIEECSHCNDATEASQQALARMKQELINNDTALSMAEIFKALGDPTRVRLIYALLQKELCVHDICEVLDMTQSAVSHQLRYLRNMRIVKPRKVGKTVFYSLDDYHVEEIFRQTHQHLTHK
- a CDS encoding ArsR/SmtB family transcription factor — its product is MDQMTELAEQIKLLGDRTRLIMVALLKEREWCVCDFVDIFEISQPGISQHMRKLKSHKIVKEERRGQWVYYSLNIADKPHIQAILDHLPGSNEILRMLNKTESSCSSPDNDRCC